A part of Macrobrachium rosenbergii isolate ZJJX-2024 chromosome 33, ASM4041242v1, whole genome shotgun sequence genomic DNA contains:
- the LOC136855831 gene encoding TRMT1-like protein isoform X2, giving the protein MTDEVEEHGVIVNTKGTVSTPKKNEVIFNSEMKMNRSLVLCALAAYSESGKCLNGRVRCLDALGATGVAGLAWALHIPDAEVIINDPQAAALERIQENARANNLTVESITEDVSILLLQRPFDFVFMDCYGSSVHYLDAAFRNVPKGGLLAITSTDDAALYGKAADVTLRNYGGHVVKTSYAKELAARLVLASVVRAAAKCNKGIEVLCCLALKSFITVFVRVLRGPSAANKCVRKIRRLIHCCLCEDRAFYPETIYLVEQPYSLLSCDCRSKSTGKLAVELGPVWCDELFDSLFCQAMLKHANKFQLPHKVISLLQTIISEARCEAHPSIKMQSGGDKENTLSEKVDESIMNQEEEEEEEEGHHSYHAVEEDNEGERLPKKMKYDHPSLRSPPFYFNLHRHCPKGHDLGKINKVVEYLQRANHKASRTHFDPEAVRTSCSLREFNSLLLEFAKSQN; this is encoded by the exons ATGACAGACGAAGTGGAGGAACACGGCGTGATCGTCAACACGAAAGGCACGGTCTCCACCCCGAAGAAGAATGAGGTCATCTTCAATTCGGAGATGAAAATGAACAG gtcTCTTGTTCTGTGTGCACTGGCAGCATACAGTGAATCAGGAAAGTGTCTCAATGGCAGAGTCAGGTGTTTGGATGCCCTTGGTGCAACAGGAGTGGCCGGGTTAGCATGGGCACTCCATATTCCGGAT GCTGAAGTTATAATAAATGACCCTCAAGCAGCAGCACTGGAAAGAATACAGGAGAACGCTAGGGCCAATAATCTCACTGTTGAGTCAATCACAGAGGATGTCAGCATTCTGTTACTCCAGAGGCCATTTGATTTTGT CTTTATGGATTGTTACGGCTCTTCCGTCCATTACCTTGATGCAGCTTTCCGCAATGTCCCTAAGGGTGGTTTGTTAGCCATTACTTCAACAGATGATGCTGCGTTATATGGGAAAGCTGCGGATGTTACCCTGAGAAACTACGGTGGACATGTTGTCAAAACCTCTTATGCTAAAGAACTGGCTGCGAGGCTTGTGTTAGCAAGTGTTGTCAG GGCAGCAGCCAAATGCAACAAAGGGATTGAAGTGCTTTGCTGCCTAGCACTAAAGAGTTTCATCACAGTTTTTGTAAGGGTTCTCAGAGGACCGTCAGCAGCAAACAAATGTGTCCGTAAAATCAGAAGATTAATCCATTGCTGCTTGTGTGAAGACAGAGCTTTCTATCCTGAAACTATATACTTAGTTG AACAGCCCTATTCATTGTTGTCGTGTGATTGTCGTAGTAAAAGCACAGGAAAATTGGCTGTGGAGCTGGGTCCTgtgtggtgtgatgagctgttcGACTCCCTATTTTGTCAGGCCATGCTTAAACACGCCAACAAATTTCAGCTTCCCCATAAGGTCATTAGTTTATTGCAG ACCATTATTAGCGAAGCCAGATGTGAGGCTCACCCAAGCATCAAGATGCAGAGTGGCGGGGACAAAGAAAATACTCTGTCGGAGAAGGTAGACGAAAGTATAATGAaccaagaggaggaggaagaggaggaagaaggacaCCACTCATACCATGCGGTGGAGGAGGATAATGAAGGGGAGAGATTGCCAAAGAAAATGAAGTACGATCATCCAAGTCTGAGATCACCACCTTTCTATTTTAACCTCCATCGCCATTGCCCAAAAG GCCACGACTTGGGAAAAATCAACAAGGTTGTCGAGTATCTTCAACGCGCTAATCACAAGGCCAGCAGAACGCACTTTGACCCCGAAGCCGTGAGAACAAGCTGTAGTCTTCGAGAATTTAACAGCCTTTTGTTAGAATTTGCAAAGTCACAAAATTAG
- the LOC136855831 gene encoding TRMT1-like protein isoform X1, whose amino-acid sequence MSELSSRSSPTNPEEEVKKKKREKSSFEVYPFCFDSNFPRKMTDEVEEHGVIVNTKGTVSTPKKNEVIFNSEMKMNRSLVLCALAAYSESGKCLNGRVRCLDALGATGVAGLAWALHIPDAEVIINDPQAAALERIQENARANNLTVESITEDVSILLLQRPFDFVFMDCYGSSVHYLDAAFRNVPKGGLLAITSTDDAALYGKAADVTLRNYGGHVVKTSYAKELAARLVLASVVRAAAKCNKGIEVLCCLALKSFITVFVRVLRGPSAANKCVRKIRRLIHCCLCEDRAFYPETIYLVEQPYSLLSCDCRSKSTGKLAVELGPVWCDELFDSLFCQAMLKHANKFQLPHKVISLLQTIISEARCEAHPSIKMQSGGDKENTLSEKVDESIMNQEEEEEEEEGHHSYHAVEEDNEGERLPKKMKYDHPSLRSPPFYFNLHRHCPKGHDLGKINKVVEYLQRANHKASRTHFDPEAVRTSCSLREFNSLLLEFAKSQN is encoded by the exons TCCTTTGAAGTTTAccccttttgttttgattccaACTTTCCTCGGAAAATGACAGACGAAGTGGAGGAACACGGCGTGATCGTCAACACGAAAGGCACGGTCTCCACCCCGAAGAAGAATGAGGTCATCTTCAATTCGGAGATGAAAATGAACAG gtcTCTTGTTCTGTGTGCACTGGCAGCATACAGTGAATCAGGAAAGTGTCTCAATGGCAGAGTCAGGTGTTTGGATGCCCTTGGTGCAACAGGAGTGGCCGGGTTAGCATGGGCACTCCATATTCCGGAT GCTGAAGTTATAATAAATGACCCTCAAGCAGCAGCACTGGAAAGAATACAGGAGAACGCTAGGGCCAATAATCTCACTGTTGAGTCAATCACAGAGGATGTCAGCATTCTGTTACTCCAGAGGCCATTTGATTTTGT CTTTATGGATTGTTACGGCTCTTCCGTCCATTACCTTGATGCAGCTTTCCGCAATGTCCCTAAGGGTGGTTTGTTAGCCATTACTTCAACAGATGATGCTGCGTTATATGGGAAAGCTGCGGATGTTACCCTGAGAAACTACGGTGGACATGTTGTCAAAACCTCTTATGCTAAAGAACTGGCTGCGAGGCTTGTGTTAGCAAGTGTTGTCAG GGCAGCAGCCAAATGCAACAAAGGGATTGAAGTGCTTTGCTGCCTAGCACTAAAGAGTTTCATCACAGTTTTTGTAAGGGTTCTCAGAGGACCGTCAGCAGCAAACAAATGTGTCCGTAAAATCAGAAGATTAATCCATTGCTGCTTGTGTGAAGACAGAGCTTTCTATCCTGAAACTATATACTTAGTTG AACAGCCCTATTCATTGTTGTCGTGTGATTGTCGTAGTAAAAGCACAGGAAAATTGGCTGTGGAGCTGGGTCCTgtgtggtgtgatgagctgttcGACTCCCTATTTTGTCAGGCCATGCTTAAACACGCCAACAAATTTCAGCTTCCCCATAAGGTCATTAGTTTATTGCAG ACCATTATTAGCGAAGCCAGATGTGAGGCTCACCCAAGCATCAAGATGCAGAGTGGCGGGGACAAAGAAAATACTCTGTCGGAGAAGGTAGACGAAAGTATAATGAaccaagaggaggaggaagaggaggaagaaggacaCCACTCATACCATGCGGTGGAGGAGGATAATGAAGGGGAGAGATTGCCAAAGAAAATGAAGTACGATCATCCAAGTCTGAGATCACCACCTTTCTATTTTAACCTCCATCGCCATTGCCCAAAAG GCCACGACTTGGGAAAAATCAACAAGGTTGTCGAGTATCTTCAACGCGCTAATCACAAGGCCAGCAGAACGCACTTTGACCCCGAAGCCGTGAGAACAAGCTGTAGTCTTCGAGAATTTAACAGCCTTTTGTTAGAATTTGCAAAGTCACAAAATTAG